In Dehalococcoidia bacterium, a genomic segment contains:
- a CDS encoding putative baseplate assembly protein has translation MTTPCNSSPLSPCDCPETLQITRDNPPGQPAISYRLGTHAVLFQQMLERIHSDEFLQKHLTSRSTDDPAVAFLDAWAIVGDVLTFYQERIANEGYLGTATERRSILEMARTIGYELDPGVAASTYLAFTVDSTTDPYLEATISQGTQIQSIPAKGQLPQTFETSQEFIAHAEWNELKPRRSRNQTLALDADGRLCYLALSDKGSHTVSQYFLVNPDPSLQASDHVEAATVNTLYLEGVAARLQPGDLILLAGVKNGGSYKTLVNPIVRLEIQKELNRTVIELDGTSEAITFAPADLSLVNSIATGLSFDAEQVQSNVLAADISQKMLSALMNINQWDRTGLLNHINAIQSAAATLSTFQGVFAFREQVGFFGNTAPKWESLPVSQRYDHYKVQEGGEWKEVDGDPVYEQDWDKYGWLIWKDYPVGNWYSSSGADVYLERKVEGIGKESWTVFQLAGQGSQHRYTALRVTDTMDQSITGFSLSGKSTGLRLREENGRPIRDPYNDFVFTNDAFDEFQVRNTTAHVKSERLALTALPIEDNMEEEQMDAEGNTTLSGVSQMMLEGMVLDLQIDQPVIISGEQADAAGVISSEVALLKDIVHNRGYTVLYFKEALKYRYLRDTVSLSANVVPATHGETVSEVLGSGNGTQTNQRFKLKKPPLTYTSASTETGSESSLTVKVDGIDWEEAGSLYGLDSRTRSYIVRLDNEGNVFITFGDSKMGARLPTGVENIAATYRSGIGFDGEVDAESLKLLKTRPQGIRSVNNPIAASGADDPETMDTARTNAPLTVLTMNRIVSLKDYEDFSRAFSGIGKAQAIVLWNGEVDLVHITIASAGGEALDSTSITYQNLVEAIDTYRNPICQVQVDTFDLRLFHIEAKVKIDSRYVAADVLDQAESALKEAFAFEERMFGQPVTAAEVISIIQQIPGVIYVDLDRLYLADDETGPTQINPPSMLPAHQARWPRGKDFERAQLLLINPVGIKMEEKTS, from the coding sequence ATGACCACACCCTGCAACAGTTCGCCGCTGAGTCCCTGCGATTGCCCCGAAACGCTTCAAATTACGAGGGACAATCCGCCAGGACAGCCCGCCATCTCATACCGGCTGGGAACTCATGCCGTGCTCTTCCAGCAGATGCTGGAGAGGATTCACTCCGATGAGTTTCTTCAGAAGCATCTAACTTCTCGTAGCACCGATGATCCGGCCGTTGCTTTTCTGGATGCCTGGGCTATAGTAGGGGATGTGCTGACGTTCTATCAGGAACGCATCGCCAACGAAGGGTATCTGGGCACGGCCACCGAACGGCGCTCCATACTGGAGATGGCCCGAACCATCGGCTATGAGCTGGACCCCGGTGTTGCCGCCAGCACCTACCTGGCCTTCACCGTGGACAGTACCACCGATCCATATCTGGAGGCGACTATCTCTCAGGGAACTCAGATTCAAAGCATTCCGGCCAAGGGACAGTTGCCCCAGACATTTGAGACGTCCCAAGAGTTTATCGCCCACGCAGAGTGGAATGAACTCAAACCGCGCCGGAGCCGCAACCAGACGCTGGCCCTTGATGCTGATGGCAGGCTGTGCTATCTGGCCCTTTCCGATAAGGGATCGCACACTGTCAGCCAATACTTTCTAGTGAATCCCGATCCTTCGCTCCAAGCCAGCGATCATGTCGAGGCCGCTACGGTCAATACTCTGTACCTGGAGGGCGTGGCCGCTCGACTCCAACCCGGCGATCTCATCCTTCTGGCCGGAGTCAAGAACGGCGGCAGTTACAAAACGCTTGTCAATCCTATCGTACGCCTCGAAATCCAGAAAGAACTGAATCGAACGGTCATCGAACTGGATGGAACCTCTGAAGCTATCACCTTTGCGCCCGCCGATCTGTCTCTGGTCAACTCAATCGCCACCGGGCTCTCCTTCGACGCCGAGCAGGTTCAATCCAATGTGCTTGCCGCCGATATCAGCCAGAAGATGCTGAGCGCGCTGATGAATATCAACCAGTGGGATCGGACCGGGCTTTTGAACCACATCAACGCCATTCAATCCGCTGCAGCCACGCTGTCCACTTTCCAGGGCGTGTTTGCCTTCCGGGAGCAGGTGGGATTCTTTGGTAATACTGCGCCCAAATGGGAATCTCTGCCTGTCAGTCAACGATATGATCATTACAAAGTTCAGGAAGGCGGGGAGTGGAAAGAGGTTGACGGCGATCCTGTTTACGAGCAGGACTGGGACAAGTACGGTTGGCTTATCTGGAAAGACTATCCCGTCGGAAACTGGTACTCCTCCTCCGGTGCGGACGTCTATCTGGAAAGGAAAGTGGAGGGGATCGGGAAAGAGAGCTGGACGGTGTTCCAACTTGCTGGCCAGGGCTCGCAACATCGATATACGGCGCTGCGGGTGACGGACACCATGGATCAATCAATCACCGGCTTCTCTCTGAGCGGAAAATCCACCGGACTGCGGCTGAGGGAGGAAAACGGACGTCCTATACGTGACCCGTATAACGATTTCGTGTTCACCAACGATGCCTTCGATGAATTTCAGGTCCGCAATACCACCGCCCATGTCAAAAGCGAGAGGCTGGCCCTGACGGCCTTGCCGATAGAGGACAACATGGAAGAAGAGCAGATGGATGCCGAGGGCAATACAACGCTCTCCGGCGTCAGCCAGATGATGCTCGAAGGCATGGTGCTGGACTTGCAGATAGATCAGCCGGTGATCATCAGCGGCGAACAAGCGGATGCCGCAGGGGTCATCTCCAGCGAGGTGGCGTTGCTAAAGGATATCGTCCATAACCGAGGATACACCGTGCTCTATTTCAAGGAAGCCCTGAAGTACCGTTATCTTCGCGATACTGTCAGCCTCAGCGCCAATGTGGTTCCGGCCACTCACGGAGAGACGGTTTCGGAGGTGCTGGGGAGTGGGAACGGCACTCAAACCAATCAGCGTTTCAAGCTCAAGAAGCCCCCGCTAACCTATACGTCGGCGTCCACAGAGACCGGATCGGAAAGCTCGCTCACCGTCAAGGTCGACGGAATCGACTGGGAGGAAGCCGGTTCTCTTTATGGACTCGACTCCCGAACCCGGAGCTATATTGTGCGCCTGGATAACGAAGGCAATGTGTTTATCACCTTTGGCGATAGTAAGATGGGGGCTCGCCTGCCGACAGGTGTGGAGAATATCGCCGCCACCTATCGCAGCGGCATCGGCTTTGACGGCGAGGTCGATGCCGAGAGCCTGAAGCTTCTCAAGACCCGGCCTCAGGGAATCCGCAGCGTCAATAACCCAATCGCTGCCAGCGGCGCGGATGACCCGGAGACGATGGATACCGCCCGCACGAATGCCCCTTTGACCGTGCTGACCATGAATCGCATCGTCTCGCTGAAGGACTACGAAGACTTCAGCCGGGCGTTTTCCGGCATCGGTAAGGCTCAGGCGATTGTGCTCTGGAACGGCGAAGTCGATCTGGTGCATATCACCATCGCCAGCGCCGGCGGGGAAGCACTGGATTCCACTTCGATCACCTATCAGAACTTGGTGGAGGCCATCGATACCTACCGCAATCCCATCTGCCAGGTGCAGGTGGACACCTTCGATCTGCGCCTTTTCCACATAGAAGCCAAGGTCAAAATCGATTCCCGTTACGTTGCCGCCGATGTCCTGGATCAGGCTGAGTCGGCGCTGAAAGAGGCTTTCGCCTTCGAAGAGCGAATGTTCGGCCAACCGGTCACGGCAGCGGAGGTCATCAGCATCATCCAGCAGATTCCCGGCGTCATCTACGTCGATCTGGATCGGCTTTACTTGGCCGATGATGAAACGGGACCGACCCAGATCAACCCGCCATCGATGTTGCCCGCCCATCAAGCCCGATGGCCTCGCGGCAAGGATTTTGAGCGGGCGCAATTGCTTCTGATCAACCCCGTCGGCATCAAGATGGAGGAAAAGACATCATGA
- a CDS encoding GPW/gp25 family protein, with amino-acid sequence MQIDYPLHFDSRGRTAEAAADKHIRDLIEQVLFTSPGERVNRPTFGCGLMQLVFAPNSDELATATQYLVQGSLQQWLGDLIQVEAVEVRSEESTIEVTMKYIVRQTRERTVAQFSREV; translated from the coding sequence ATGCAAATCGATTATCCGCTTCATTTCGATAGCCGCGGCCGCACAGCGGAGGCCGCCGCAGATAAACACATCCGCGATCTGATCGAGCAGGTCCTTTTCACCTCTCCCGGCGAACGCGTCAACCGGCCCACATTCGGCTGCGGGCTGATGCAGCTGGTGTTCGCCCCCAACAGCGATGAGCTGGCTACGGCCACCCAGTATCTGGTGCAGGGCTCTTTGCAGCAATGGCTGGGGGACTTGATTCAGGTGGAAGCCGTCGAGGTGCGCTCGGAGGAATCGACCATTGAGGTCACCATGAAGTATATCGTTCGCCAGACCCGGGAGCGCACGGTGGCGCAGTTCTCGCGCGAGGTTTAG
- a CDS encoding phage baseplate assembly protein V, which produces MKFFGKYRGTVANNVDPMQQGRIQVNCPSVLGDGQMSWAMPCSPYAGSSVGLFTIPPAGANVWVEFEEGEPDYPIWSGCFWGTGEVPASPAIAEMKVFKTDTATITINDTPGAGGIKIETTAGMKIEISATGIEINNGSGASIKLQGNKVTINDSALEVM; this is translated from the coding sequence ATGAAATTCTTCGGCAAATATCGCGGCACGGTAGCCAATAATGTCGATCCGATGCAGCAGGGACGCATCCAGGTGAATTGTCCTTCGGTTCTGGGAGACGGCCAGATGAGTTGGGCCATGCCCTGCTCTCCCTATGCAGGCTCTTCAGTGGGGCTGTTCACCATTCCGCCAGCCGGGGCCAATGTGTGGGTGGAGTTTGAAGAAGGCGAACCCGATTACCCCATCTGGAGCGGATGCTTCTGGGGAACGGGGGAGGTTCCGGCCAGTCCCGCTATCGCCGAGATGAAGGTCTTCAAAACGGATACGGCCACCATCACCATCAATGATACGCCCGGCGCGGGAGGCATCAAGATTGAGACCACCGCCGGGATGAAGATCGAGATCAGCGCCACCGGCATCGAGATCAATAACGGCTCGGGCGCCAGCATCAAACTTCAAGGTAACAAAGTAACCATCAACGATTCCGCCCTGGAGGTGATGTGA
- a CDS encoding putative baseplate assembly protein: MNTQYHCHNPQRLQLVRQHPNLNAIDYLEVLDQLSPDQSLRQRILLVHCVKPISGVTAANVRIEGGVRRQVNVQEASIASEMIDALKDLPVQTRSEILDRDDPARVLIVKVDSLADFSTYRLKLVKSITSDTPPVGFDPVLFWIEFAFKVECPSDFDCLPRLVCPPPDLTGPRIDYLAKDYASFRRLLLDRLSTVLPDWQERNAADVGVALVEALAYAGDYLSYYQDAVATEAYLGTARKRTSVRRHAKLIDYPMHEGCNARVWVQIQSNGGDIFLPQGMQLFTRLTAINTRIAPNSTEYDKAMEQQPECFETLHEAILCEHHNEIRFYTWGDEECCLPEGSTSATLLDDKDNRLRLRVGDVLIFEEVRNSKTRLACEKNPAHCHAVRLTRVYPQAEISADSGELQLKQEGSVDQSLTDSLTDEMIVEIEWAQEDALPFCLCLEEVVDPLDPEKGKQPVSVARANIVLADHGRTLGAGKGGVADTPEALDSPGEDQYRPSLKETGITHGVPYSDSQARRKSAAAALAQDPRQALAEVTLYDDDGNDWHAQRDLLYSGEFDHDFVAEIEDNGKARLHFGDGFLGEAPKEGASLEAVYRIGNGRAGNVGAEAIAHIIASDDGIGTVRNPMPAQGGTDAESIEEVKLYAPQAFRTQKRAVTPQDYADCAAKHPEVQKAVATLRWTGSWHTLFLTVDRMGGREVDEAFEAKLVAFLEQFRLACHDLEIEPPIYVPLDTAMNVCVKPGYFRDRVKSALLEAFGTSDLPDGRRGFFHPDNFTFGQAVYLSQVISTAMQIPGVQWVDLSGEMNRFQRWGEPPHDEVEDGLIAMDRLEIARLDNDLSQPENGRIEFLMEGGL, translated from the coding sequence ATGAATACACAATATCATTGCCACAATCCGCAGCGGCTTCAATTGGTGCGTCAGCACCCGAATCTCAACGCCATCGACTATCTGGAGGTGCTCGATCAGCTCTCTCCTGATCAGAGCCTGCGCCAGCGCATCCTGCTGGTCCATTGCGTCAAACCGATTTCCGGCGTCACGGCCGCCAATGTGCGCATCGAGGGCGGAGTTCGCCGTCAGGTGAATGTTCAAGAAGCATCTATAGCCTCCGAAATGATCGATGCCCTCAAGGATTTGCCTGTCCAGACCCGCAGCGAGATACTCGATCGCGATGACCCGGCCAGGGTGCTCATCGTCAAGGTCGATTCATTGGCCGATTTCTCCACCTACCGGCTGAAGCTGGTCAAATCGATTACCAGCGATACGCCGCCCGTCGGCTTCGATCCGGTCCTTTTCTGGATTGAGTTCGCCTTCAAGGTGGAATGCCCCAGCGATTTCGATTGCCTGCCCAGGCTGGTTTGCCCGCCGCCGGATCTGACCGGACCCCGGATCGATTACCTGGCCAAGGATTATGCCAGCTTCCGTCGATTGCTCCTGGACCGGCTTTCCACCGTTCTGCCCGATTGGCAAGAGCGCAACGCGGCCGATGTGGGCGTGGCGCTGGTGGAAGCTCTGGCTTATGCCGGAGACTATCTCAGCTACTATCAGGATGCGGTAGCTACCGAGGCCTATCTGGGCACAGCCCGCAAGCGTACTTCGGTGCGCCGCCATGCCAAGCTGATCGATTATCCGATGCATGAAGGCTGCAATGCCCGCGTGTGGGTGCAGATTCAATCCAATGGTGGCGATATCTTCCTTCCACAGGGAATGCAATTATTCACCCGGCTCACTGCCATCAACACGCGAATCGCTCCCAATTCCACCGAATACGATAAGGCGATGGAGCAGCAGCCGGAATGCTTTGAAACCCTGCACGAAGCCATCCTCTGCGAGCATCACAACGAGATCAGGTTCTATACCTGGGGAGACGAGGAGTGCTGCCTGCCGGAAGGCTCGACCAGCGCCACGCTTCTGGATGACAAGGACAATCGGCTGCGGCTACGAGTAGGGGACGTGCTCATCTTCGAAGAGGTGCGTAATTCCAAAACCAGACTCGCCTGCGAAAAGAATCCGGCCCATTGCCATGCCGTGCGTCTCACTCGGGTCTATCCTCAGGCGGAGATTTCTGCCGATAGCGGAGAACTGCAATTGAAACAGGAAGGCAGTGTCGACCAGAGCCTGACCGATTCCCTGACAGATGAAATGATTGTGGAGATCGAGTGGGCACAAGAGGATGCCCTTCCTTTCTGCCTGTGTCTGGAAGAGGTGGTCGATCCCCTTGATCCGGAAAAGGGAAAACAGCCGGTGAGCGTAGCCCGGGCCAATATCGTGCTGGCCGATCACGGCCGGACCCTGGGAGCGGGTAAAGGTGGGGTTGCCGATACCCCGGAGGCATTGGATTCCCCCGGCGAGGATCAATACCGGCCTTCTCTGAAGGAGACCGGGATCACCCACGGCGTTCCTTACAGCGATTCCCAGGCGCGGCGCAAATCTGCCGCGGCAGCATTGGCGCAGGATCCGCGTCAGGCCCTGGCCGAGGTAACGCTTTATGATGATGACGGCAATGACTGGCACGCCCAGCGCGATCTCCTCTACAGCGGCGAGTTCGATCACGACTTTGTCGCCGAGATAGAGGATAACGGCAAAGCCCGGCTGCACTTCGGCGATGGGTTCCTCGGCGAAGCTCCTAAGGAAGGAGCCTCGCTGGAAGCGGTCTACCGGATCGGCAACGGGCGAGCTGGGAATGTGGGGGCGGAGGCCATTGCCCATATTATTGCCAGCGATGACGGCATCGGCACGGTGAGGAATCCCATGCCTGCTCAGGGAGGCACGGATGCCGAGTCCATAGAGGAAGTGAAACTCTATGCTCCGCAAGCCTTCCGCACTCAAAAGCGGGCCGTTACCCCTCAGGATTATGCCGATTGTGCTGCCAAGCACCCTGAAGTGCAGAAAGCGGTGGCTACGTTGCGCTGGACGGGAAGCTGGCACACACTGTTCTTGACCGTGGATCGAATGGGAGGTCGGGAGGTGGATGAGGCATTCGAGGCGAAACTAGTCGCCTTTCTAGAGCAATTCCGACTGGCCTGCCATGACCTGGAAATAGAGCCGCCGATCTATGTGCCGCTGGATACCGCCATGAACGTCTGCGTCAAGCCGGGCTATTTCCGCGACAGGGTCAAGAGCGCGCTGCTGGAGGCATTCGGAACCTCGGATTTGCCCGATGGACGGCGCGGCTTCTTCCATCCCGATAATTTCACCTTCGGGCAGGCGGTCTATCTCAGCCAAGTGATCTCCACCGCCATGCAGATACCGGGGGTCCAGTGGGTGGACCTGAGCGGAGAGATGAACCGGTTCCAGCGATGGGGAGAGCCACCGCATGACGAAGTGGAGGATGGTCTGATTGCCATGGATCGCCTGGAGATCGCGCGCCTCGATAACGATCTCAGCCAACCGGAGAACGGTAGAATCGAATTCTTAATGGAAGGTGGCCTATGA